One uncultured Fibrobacter sp. DNA segment encodes these proteins:
- a CDS encoding heavy metal translocating P-type ATPase, whose protein sequence is MKSRIVYDQPGRIRFRAGAYAFERVHESRIHKACVSEPYVQKAVVHSENGGILLEYENGYREQVIDFVRNLDVANLPESEPDTEYQLQELDTRFKNRLAFMIARRYLAKLLIPAPIRTAHLIYRGLKFVAKGLNCLGEGKLSVEVLDGAAIGASILQRNYESAGTIMFLLNVSSLLEDYTKARTRTALTASLAVKVDRVWVVKDGVDVQVRMQDVQVGDLVRVRSGSMIPVDGTVAEGDAFVNEATMTGESQAVHKTVGKSVFAGTVVDEGSIVVSVRAVSGNTKIQKIIELIDRSEDLKASIQSRAERLADGIVPFSFIGFGLTLLFTRNITKAVSILMVDYSCAIKLSTPISVISALREAADRNMTVKGGKYLEEFALADTIIFDKTGTLTKAEPKLERVIPFEGRSEEEVLRIAACIEEHFPHSMARAIVRGALDREIDHEEEHADVQYIVAHGIATTLNGERAVIGSKHFVIEDEHVSVGDTEQQRIDELAGAASVIYLAIGGNLAGVLCISDPPRDEAAEAIRMLRERGIKYVAMITGDSQKAAERTAQLLGIDTFFAQVLPEDKHRYVEKMKAEGRRVIMVGDGINDAPALAAANVSVAMSDASDIARETADVTLRSEDLRDLAELRTLSFQLMERIQANYRFIVAFNTSLLAAGFFGILAPSTSALLHNLSTMAICAKSMTPLKQA, encoded by the coding sequence ATGAAGTCTAGAATCGTTTACGATCAGCCGGGGCGAATCCGCTTTCGGGCGGGGGCCTATGCATTTGAGCGTGTGCATGAATCGCGCATCCACAAGGCATGCGTGAGTGAACCTTATGTCCAGAAAGCGGTAGTCCATTCGGAAAACGGCGGCATTCTGCTGGAATACGAAAACGGCTATCGTGAACAGGTGATTGATTTTGTCCGGAATCTGGATGTTGCAAATCTCCCTGAGAGCGAGCCCGATACTGAATACCAACTGCAGGAACTCGATACGCGTTTCAAGAACCGGCTTGCGTTCATGATTGCGCGGCGTTACCTGGCCAAGTTGCTGATTCCGGCCCCCATTCGCACGGCGCACCTGATTTACAGGGGCCTCAAGTTTGTGGCGAAGGGCTTGAACTGCCTTGGCGAAGGCAAACTCTCCGTCGAAGTGTTGGACGGTGCTGCCATCGGGGCGAGCATCTTGCAGCGCAATTACGAATCGGCAGGGACCATCATGTTCCTGTTGAACGTGAGTAGTCTCTTGGAAGATTACACCAAGGCGCGTACCCGCACGGCCCTTACCGCAAGCCTTGCCGTGAAGGTAGACCGCGTGTGGGTTGTCAAGGACGGTGTTGATGTCCAGGTGCGTATGCAGGATGTTCAGGTGGGCGACCTTGTGCGCGTTCGTTCCGGCAGCATGATTCCGGTGGACGGAACCGTTGCCGAAGGCGATGCATTCGTGAACGAAGCGACTATGACGGGCGAATCGCAGGCGGTGCACAAGACGGTCGGAAAGTCCGTTTTTGCAGGCACTGTCGTGGACGAAGGCTCCATCGTAGTATCTGTGCGAGCCGTGAGCGGCAACACCAAGATTCAAAAAATCATCGAACTCATTGACCGCTCCGAAGACCTGAAGGCTTCTATCCAGAGCCGCGCCGAACGCCTGGCCGACGGAATTGTACCGTTCAGCTTTATCGGATTCGGGCTCACGCTCCTGTTTACGCGCAACATTACCAAGGCCGTCTCGATTCTGATGGTGGACTATTCTTGCGCCATCAAGCTTTCAACCCCGATTTCGGTGATTTCGGCGCTCCGCGAAGCGGCCGACCGCAACATGACCGTGAAGGGCGGCAAGTATCTGGAAGAATTTGCGCTTGCCGACACCATCATTTTCGACAAGACGGGGACTCTCACCAAAGCAGAACCTAAGCTCGAACGTGTCATTCCCTTTGAAGGCCGTAGCGAAGAGGAGGTGCTTCGCATCGCGGCCTGTATCGAGGAACATTTCCCGCACAGTATGGCTCGTGCCATTGTGCGCGGGGCTCTCGACAGGGAAATCGATCACGAAGAAGAGCACGCCGACGTTCAGTACATCGTGGCGCATGGAATTGCGACCACTCTGAACGGGGAACGTGCCGTCATCGGTAGCAAGCATTTTGTTATCGAGGATGAGCACGTTTCCGTCGGCGACACGGAACAACAGCGTATTGACGAACTCGCCGGAGCCGCTTCCGTGATTTACCTTGCCATTGGCGGGAACCTCGCGGGAGTGCTTTGCATTAGCGATCCTCCGCGAGACGAAGCAGCAGAAGCGATTCGCATGCTCCGCGAACGCGGAATCAAATATGTGGCGATGATTACCGGCGATAGCCAGAAGGCCGCCGAACGCACGGCGCAACTTTTGGGCATCGATACCTTCTTTGCGCAGGTTTTGCCCGAAGACAAGCACCGCTATGTGGAAAAGATGAAGGCTGAAGGCCGCCGAGTAATCATGGTGGGGGATGGTATCAATGACGCTCCTGCTCTTGCCGCCGCGAACGTGTCGGTTGCCATGAGCGATGCGAGCGACATTGCCCGCGAAACCGCCGACGTGACCCTTCGCAGCGAAGACCTGCGCGACCTTGCGGAACTCCGTACATTGAGCTTCCAGCTTATGGAACGTATCCAGGCGAATTACCGCTTTATCGTCGCCTTCAACACGTCGCTCCTGGCCGCAGGATTCTTCGGAATACTTGCCCCCTCGACCTCGGCCCTTCTGCACAACCTCTCGACCATGGCGATCTGCGCCAAGAGCATGACGCCGTTGAAGCAGGCGTAG
- a CDS encoding DUF1490 domain-containing protein, producing MSVWKNEKFWCVVAGVVGPAIIKKIVKAPKTREYAVKGLAEGMKLTADAKAAFQDMKDEAADICNDAKKEAGK from the coding sequence ATGTCCGTATGGAAAAATGAAAAGTTCTGGTGCGTGGTGGCGGGTGTCGTGGGCCCGGCCATTATTAAGAAGATTGTCAAGGCTCCGAAGACGCGTGAATATGCAGTCAAGGGACTTGCCGAAGGCATGAAACTCACCGCCGATGCCAAGGCCGCCTTCCAGGATATGAAGGACGAAGCCGCCGACATCTGCAACGACGCGAAGAAAGAAGCAGGTAAGTAA
- a CDS encoding TonB-dependent receptor: MLYCAAMKKMFIYKAIAFAAIFATLGVVPARAQDDEVTSIDDFLEESAPESATADGNTNSAVAQSGTSVDNASGITQLDELSVESEVEAEQAKQAKKAEAVVTIDAAEMQNTSKTVSKAINSASGVKVRKSGGMGSEGKVNIRGMEGKNIKVLVNGVPVETQGNLGLDDIPIDQIADIEVYKGYVPARFATDGAGGAINIITKKRPANSVDASYSFSSFNSHKASVTASHLIDSIVGHAGLEVGVSGYFNHSDNDYEFTSPYMKSSTGKDTTIVRDHDHYTSYNVQAFANLMNAWFDQVSLGASYGAFDKEIQGDANRIVETKNEGYNFGATFGLDKKNIFVNDLNFGNHFSFGYSENKVIDTSRVHCRNWFTCDTAKKNVGELSTMGLPKLRTVQAHDFNDLLNLDYQFIRNQFIYWNTLFRYHKEDPEDDFGTKMLGFNTAGYPGKTVSVTTGLSLEDNFFDSRLQNLLGFKFHYLKADISNTSTSRLQKATVESNDYTDFGYDESLMFRIVKPLAVKGSYQHAVRLPTPDELFGDGVRVSAATNLKPEEADNFNVGLSLDLQEIPLVARFRFDGDVFYSYYKNRIHYMGSSQMSVPYFNMDPIRGWGYEGDVKLDVNEWILLGTNWTFQDLRNIDYNAKQGILEDAIIPNIPRFFMNYLAEFHMGDVINKNDFLKFWWSANYTDEYYYGWKISSRQSRKIEASFTQDLGIEYSVWDNKLAWSFEVDNFMDEIVYDKYGESKPGRTFATKIRYSFR; this comes from the coding sequence ATGCTCTATTGCGCTGCGATGAAAAAGATGTTTATTTACAAGGCGATTGCGTTTGCCGCTATATTTGCAACGCTTGGCGTGGTGCCGGCTCGCGCCCAAGATGACGAAGTGACCTCAATAGACGATTTCTTGGAGGAATCAGCTCCGGAAAGTGCCACAGCAGATGGAAATACGAATAGCGCTGTGGCTCAATCGGGTACGTCTGTAGACAATGCATCGGGAATCACTCAACTGGACGAACTCTCGGTGGAATCTGAAGTTGAAGCGGAACAGGCAAAACAAGCCAAAAAGGCAGAAGCTGTCGTGACAATCGATGCTGCCGAGATGCAGAATACAAGTAAGACCGTTTCGAAAGCGATAAATTCTGCCTCGGGCGTAAAGGTGCGCAAGTCTGGTGGCATGGGCAGCGAAGGCAAGGTCAACATTCGCGGCATGGAAGGCAAGAATATCAAGGTGCTCGTGAACGGAGTCCCGGTCGAAACGCAGGGCAACTTGGGCCTAGACGATATTCCCATCGATCAGATTGCAGATATCGAAGTTTACAAGGGCTATGTTCCTGCGCGTTTTGCAACAGATGGTGCAGGTGGTGCAATAAACATCATTACCAAGAAGCGTCCCGCCAATTCGGTAGATGCGTCCTATAGTTTTTCGAGTTTTAATTCGCACAAGGCGTCTGTTACTGCAAGCCATTTGATTGATAGCATTGTTGGTCACGCTGGTTTAGAAGTGGGTGTGTCGGGGTATTTCAATCATTCTGATAACGATTATGAGTTTACGTCGCCCTACATGAAAAGTTCTACAGGCAAAGATACTACCATCGTTCGCGATCACGACCATTATACCTCTTATAACGTGCAGGCTTTTGCAAACTTGATGAATGCTTGGTTTGACCAGGTTTCGTTGGGCGCAAGTTATGGTGCATTCGATAAGGAAATTCAGGGAGATGCGAACCGCATTGTCGAAACGAAAAATGAGGGGTACAATTTCGGTGCCACATTCGGGCTCGACAAAAAAAATATTTTCGTGAACGACCTGAATTTCGGTAATCATTTTTCGTTCGGGTATAGCGAAAATAAGGTCATTGATACGAGCCGAGTGCATTGTCGCAACTGGTTCACCTGTGATACCGCCAAAAAAAATGTGGGCGAACTATCTACGATGGGACTCCCGAAACTTAGAACCGTTCAGGCGCATGACTTCAACGATTTGCTGAATTTGGATTATCAGTTCATCAGGAACCAATTTATTTACTGGAATACTCTTTTCAGGTATCATAAAGAAGACCCCGAAGATGATTTTGGCACTAAAATGTTAGGTTTCAATACGGCTGGGTACCCGGGGAAAACAGTTTCTGTGACAACAGGCCTTTCGCTCGAAGATAATTTCTTTGATTCTCGGTTGCAGAACTTGCTGGGCTTCAAGTTCCATTATCTGAAAGCGGATATCTCTAACACGTCCACAAGTAGGTTGCAGAAAGCGACGGTTGAATCAAATGATTATACTGATTTTGGTTACGATGAAAGTTTGATGTTCCGGATTGTAAAACCGCTTGCGGTCAAGGGGTCTTACCAGCATGCGGTGCGCCTGCCCACGCCCGATGAACTCTTTGGCGATGGGGTGCGCGTGAGTGCAGCAACAAATCTCAAGCCCGAAGAAGCAGATAATTTTAACGTTGGCCTGTCTCTTGATTTGCAAGAAATCCCGCTGGTGGCACGGTTCCGATTTGATGGTGACGTTTTCTATTCTTACTACAAGAACCGCATTCATTATATGGGCTCGTCACAGATGTCTGTGCCGTACTTTAATATGGACCCGATTCGCGGATGGGGTTACGAAGGCGACGTGAAACTCGATGTGAATGAATGGATTTTGCTCGGAACGAACTGGACTTTCCAAGATTTGCGTAATATAGATTATAACGCCAAACAGGGCATTCTTGAAGATGCGATTATCCCGAACATTCCGCGATTCTTCATGAATTACCTTGCCGAATTCCACATGGGCGATGTAATCAACAAAAATGATTTTCTCAAGTTCTGGTGGTCGGCAAACTATACTGACGAATACTATTATGGTTGGAAAATCAGTTCTCGCCAGAGCCGGAAAATTGAGGCCTCGTTTACGCAGGATTTGGGCATAGAATACTCCGTATGGGATAATAAACTTGCCTGGAGTTTTGAGGTTGATAACTTTATGGATGAAATTGTTTACGATAAATATGGCGAAAGCAAGCCTGGCCGCACTTTCGCTACAAAAATCAGGTATAGCTTCAGGTAG
- a CDS encoding AraC family transcriptional regulator, translated as MLSINGIEWLHKIGCYHTTLTREPLLVLEFCRKGRISWAGGALPCNQLKAGELLVYDAWTSGALTRSADYCGDRILFYEESTKYIQEHFAGFQLDIKMLAQKICRPGRPFIVHTKEEVARAFEMVENKTKNSLTEYGRLAILELLLTLKNLDTQREYACRECNLSSLQIEKIYGIRTFICENMDSHFTIEELSDKFDMPPTAMKLCFKNVFGLPVFTYARRERMKIAAKELRESDHGILQIAGTVGYNNGSKFAHAFQDVMGMTPKEYRKRYRLTNVA; from the coding sequence ATGTTAAGTATCAACGGAATTGAATGGCTGCACAAGATTGGGTGCTACCACACGACTCTCACAAGGGAACCGCTTTTGGTCCTTGAATTTTGCCGGAAGGGACGTATCAGTTGGGCCGGGGGCGCACTCCCCTGTAATCAGCTGAAAGCCGGAGAATTGCTGGTTTACGACGCATGGACTTCGGGAGCGTTGACCCGTTCCGCAGATTATTGCGGCGACCGCATCCTGTTCTACGAGGAATCCACAAAATACATACAAGAACATTTTGCAGGTTTCCAACTTGATATCAAGATGCTCGCTCAAAAAATCTGCCGTCCAGGACGTCCGTTCATCGTTCACACCAAAGAAGAAGTCGCCCGCGCTTTCGAAATGGTCGAAAACAAGACGAAGAATTCTTTGACAGAATACGGCAGGCTCGCAATTTTGGAACTGCTACTCACCTTGAAAAATCTAGATACACAAAGGGAATACGCCTGCCGTGAATGTAACCTGTCGTCGTTACAGATTGAAAAAATTTACGGAATCCGCACGTTCATTTGTGAAAACATGGATAGCCATTTCACCATTGAAGAGCTTTCCGACAAGTTCGACATGCCCCCCACCGCAATGAAGCTCTGTTTCAAGAACGTATTCGGGCTGCCCGTATTTACTTATGCACGTCGCGAGCGCATGAAAATTGCAGCCAAGGAGCTCCGTGAAAGTGACCATGGAATTCTGCAAATCGCAGGCACGGTCGGGTACAATAACGGGAGCAAGTTCGCCCACGCTTTCCAAGATGTAATGGGCATGACCCCGAAGGAATACAGGAAACGATACAGACTTACAAATGTAGCATGA